The Palaemon carinicauda isolate YSFRI2023 chromosome 43, ASM3689809v2, whole genome shotgun sequence genomic sequence ataattgtatgtgtaggtgtaagtgtatgtataggtataggtgtaggtgtatgtataggtataggtgtatgtgtaggtatatgtatatgtgtaaatatatgtgtaggtgtatgcatatgtttagctgtatgtgtaggtgtaggtgtacatgtaaatgtatatgtgtaggtgtaggtgtatatgtatttggttgtatgtgtaggtgtatatgtattggtgtatgtgtaggtgtaggtgtatataaatatggttgtatgtgtaggtgtaggtgtaaatGTATATGGTTGTATCAGTAggttaggtgtatatgtataggggtatgtgtaggtgtaggtgtatatgtgtaggtgtatgtgtaggtgtaggtgtatatgtataggtgtatgtgtaggtgtaggtgtatatatataggtgtatgtgtaggtgtatatgtataggtgtatgtgtaggtgtaggtgtatacgtatatgtgtatttgtaggtgttggtgtatatgtgtaggtgtatgtataggtgtaggtgtataattataagtgtatttgtaggtgtaggtgtatatgtataggtgaatgtgttggtgtaggtgtatatgtataggcgtatgtgtaggtgtaggtgtatatgtatatgttctatcttattttttttttatttttttttcttcctcttgtttttttgaaatggtgtgttgggcaggcttaatagaagggccgtggatgcctggtggtttatcaagaggttgtcttttcctttttctgattatttttcttctcaaaaccatccttactgtcctcccttcggttgaagtggctatcctggagggtatttagccttgcatggtgtatcggctcctccatgttgaccagtttttccgactttttactatagtctatgggtatcatcaatcactttgtttataattctgtacgtattgtttttgttataattctttttaatctagtttttaagtatgatgtctcttttatatttctattaattctcatgctgtctggagacattgagcgaaatccgggaccagtacgtcctagatttcgtcaatgtcgtcttctgtattgcaatattcgtggtcttcatgcaaatatccaagaccttacagttgcgtccagacagtatgatattcttttgtgctcagaaactttggtttctaatatgaggcactcatctgagctccttataactggttttaagaagccaataatgttgaaacgtgatgccatccctagggccaggggaatggcggtgtatattaggaccgagtaccctgcttctcataagtcctgctatcaatgtggatgtcatgagattcaggtaataaaagtttgtggcaggcataacaacttttatttatgttcgatctaccggaatccagacatggatgattctatcttcgattgtcttcttaccattatgggtaagatacaagaagatgatagaaaggcttcttttgtctttgttggtgattttaatgctcaccatagggagtggttaagttctatctctcctaccgatcgccatggcttaagagctttagattttgcctttgaatcaggctgtgagcaaatcataaatgaagctactcacaggtctggtaattgcttggacctcgtatacacagactcccctggcgttataactggtaaggttggttctccagtcgggacatctgatcatgccttgatttcattattagtgaagactgagcagcctgtccctgatatatcatattcttgtaaaatttatatgaaatcccaagcagactggaatggtattttacatgatcttttgtgcttgaactggtcacaattatatgatagtgtagatcctgttgtccctttgaatgagaatctagtcaacataattgataggcgtatcccttctcgtgttctaaggtaccgagtgaaggacaaaccgtggttcaatgatgattgtagacgtgcttatttggagaaacaggaggcctatcatctttggaagggtaacagatcagatttgacctggaacaactatacttagcttcgagcttttgctcagagagtttatgcctcaactgaaatggagtacaatttaaccataaaagaaacacattctggtacaactcaggaacataaatggtggtctacccttaaatctgcactctttggtgtagatgcaacagttcctcctttacttaaaccagatggctcagtcactcactgtccaaaggaaaaggcaacccttttggctgatgtttttgacagtagacagagtaatgaaaaacttgaacttcctcattcctgttttcctgaggctaaactaactagtttagcttttcgatctcgtgagattaaagctctgttgatggaccttgatgcttatggaggtgtagacccaaatggtatttttcctttgttttttataaagacgacagatttcttagctccaaagttatctgttattttgcgcaagttagcaagaagaggagcttttagcactagttggagaatttgtaatgttactcctctatgtaaatgtgtttgtggtagctcaagtcccactgattaccgcccaatttccataactcctatattatctaaagtttttgaacgtcttctggcaaaacgtcttaataggtttgctgaaggtaatcatctactccctagtttgcaatttggttttcgtaaaggccttggagcatgtgatgcccttcttacaatctccaatgctgtacagaaatcccttgattgtggtcgggaagttcgtatgattggccttgattttagtgctgcctttgaccgtgttaatcatgaggcccttgttttcaaattgaaacagttgggagtgggtgggttgtttcttagcattattattgattttttaagtaatagatctcaaagagttgttgttgatgggcaccatagtgattataggaatgtgatatccggtgttccacagggtagtgttcttggcccattacttttcatactatatacacatgacatgtggtttggcctagaaaacaagcttgttgcatatgcagatgatgctactctttttgcatcaattccatcccctgaatgtagatctagggttggtgaatcccttaatagagatttagctagaattagtgcatggtgcaaattatggagtatgaagttgaatcctaacaaaactcaaagtatgattgtaagtaggtcaaggacggtggctcctcaacatctggatctcagtattgataatgtttctttaaatatgtatgactcttttaaaattttaggtgtgattctcgacagtaaatttacttttgagaaacatataaggtctgtgtcttcttcaattgcacaaaaaataggcttattgagaaagtctttcaagattttcggtgatcaatctattatgaagaagtgttttaattctttcattctaccttgttttgagtattgttctcctgtctggtgttcagctgctgattctcatcttaatttgttggacagaatcttacggtcaattaaatttcttattcctgatctagatattaatctctggcaccgtcgttcaattagttcattatgcatgttgcataagatttttcataactctgaccatcctttacattcagatctccctggacaattctatcctgttcgtaatactaggcaggcagttaattctaatagccaggccttctccatcatgaggctcaatactacgcagtactctagaagttttattccagctgttaccaagttgtggaatgatcttcctaatcgggtggttgaatcagtagaacttcaaaagttcaaagttggagcaaatgcttttttgttgaccaagcggacatgagtctttttatagtttatttatgacatatttgtttttgatgttgttaatagtttatatatgacatgtctgttttgacgttgtttcttattttagaatgatttattgttaatttgttctcttcatttatttatttccttatttcctttcctcactgggctatttttccctgttggagcccctgggcttatagcatcttgcttttccaactagggttgtggcttggatggtaataataataataataatataggtgtatgtgtagttgtaggtgtatatatataggtgtatgtgtaggtgtaggtgtatgtattggtgtaggtgtaggtgtaggtgtatgtataggcatatgtgtaggtgtaggtgtatgtataggtgtatgtgtaggtgtaggtgtatagatgtaggtgtagatgtaggtgtaagtgtataggtgtaggtgtttaggtgtaggtgtaggtgtaggtgttagtgtaggtgtaggtgtaggtgtaggtgttggTGTACATTTATTGGTGTAGGTGTagatgtaagtgtaggtgtatatgtataggtgtaggtgtaggtgtatgtgtatatatataggtgtaggtgtaggtgtaggtgtacatgtataagtataggtgtaggtttatatgtataggtgtgggtgtaggtgtaggtgtaggtgtaggtgtatgtataggtgtatgtgtaggtgtaggtgtatgtataggtgtatttgtaggtgtaggtgtagatgtttaggtgtaggtgtaggtgtatatttataggtgtaggtgtaggtgtaggtgtatattcataggtgtatgtgtaggtgtaggtgtatatgtataagtgtaggtgtaggtataggtgtaggtgtaggtataggtgtatgtataggcgtatgtgtaggtgtaggtgtatgtataggtgtatgtgtaggtgtatatgtataggtgtaggtttaggtgtaggtgtatatgtatagatgtagatgtaggtgtaggtgtatatgtttaGGTGTAggcgtaggtgtaggtgtatatttataggtgtaggtgtaggtgtaggtgtatatgtataggtgtatgtgtaggtgtaggtgtatatgtataagtgtaggtgtaggtgtatgtatagttgtaagtgtaggtgtatgtttaggtgtaggtgtatgtataagtgtatgtgtaggtgtaggtgtaggtgtatgtataggtgtaggtgtgggtataggtgtaggtgtatgtgtataggtgtaggtgtaagtgtaggtgtaggtgtatatgtataggtgtatgtgtaggtgtaggtgtatatgtataggtgtaggtgtaggtgtaggtataggtgcaggtgtatgtgtaggtgtatgtataggtgtaagtgtaattgtatgtgtaggtgtagttgtatatataggtgtatgtgtaggtataggtgtaggtgtaggtgtatgtgtaggtgtaggtgtaggtgtaggtgtatatgtataggtgtaggtttaggtttatatgtataggtgtaggtgtaggtgtatatgtatatgtgtatgtgtaggtgtaggtgtatatgtataggtgcatgtgtatgtgtatgtgtatatgtataggtgtatgtgtaggtgtaggtgtatatgtatagctatatgtgtagttgtaggtgtatatgtataggtgtatgtgtaggtgtaggtgtatatgtataggtgtatgtgtaggtgtaggtgtatatgtataggtgtaggtgtatgtgtaggtgtatatgtataggtgtatgtgtaggtgtaagtatatgtataggtataggtgtaggtgtaggtgtatgtataggtataggtgtaggtgtaggtatatgtatatgtgtaaatgtatgtgtaagtgtatgcaTATGttaaggtgtatgtgtaggtgtatgtatatgtgtaggtgtaagtgtaggtgtataagtaggtgtaggtgtatatgtataggtgtatgtgtaggtgtagttgtatatgtaaaggtatatgtgtaggtgtaggtgtatatgtatatggttgtatgtgtaggtgtaggtgtatatgtataggtgtatgtgtaggtgtaggtgtatatatatatgattgaatgtgtgggtgtaggtgtaaatgtatatggttgtatatgtaggtgtaggtgtatatgtataggtgtatgtgtaggtgtaggtgtatatgtgttagtgtagatgtatatgtataggtgtatgtgtaggttcaggtgtatatgtataggtgtatgtgtaggtgtaggtgtatatgtataggtgcaggtgtatgtgtaggtataggtgtatatgtataggtgtaggtgtagatgtatgtgtaggtgtttatgtataggtgtaggtgtaggtataggtgtatatgtatatgtgtaggtgtaggtgtagttgtatatgtataggtttatatgtaggtgtaggtatatatgtataggtgcatgtgtaggtgtaggtgtatatgtataggtgtatgtgtaggtataggtatatatgtataagtgtatatgtaggtgtagatgtatatgtaaaggaatatgtgtaggtgtaggtttatatgtatatggttgtatgtgtagatgtaggtgtatatgtataggtgtatgtgtaagtgtaggtgtatatgtataagtgtaggtgtatatgtattggtgtaggtgtaggtgtagatgtatatgtataggtgtaggtgtaggtgtaggtgtaggggtATATGTATAGggatgtgtaggtgtaggtgtatatgtataggtgtatgtgtaggtataggtgtatatgtataggtgtgtgtgtgtgtatgtgtaggtgtatatgtataggtatgtgtgtaagtgtaggtgtatatgtataggtgtatgtgtaagtgtaggtttatatgtataggtgtatatgtaggtgttgatgtatatgtataggtgtatgtgtaggtgtaggtgtatatgtataggtgtatgtatatgtgtatgtgtagatgtaggttTATATGTAGAggtgtgtgtaggtgtaggtgtatatgtataggtgtatgtgtgggtgtaggtgtatatatctaggtgtatgtgtaggtgtaggtgtatatgtctaggtgtatgtgtaggtgtgggtgtatatgtataggtgtatgtgtaggtgtaggtgtatatatataggtgtatgtgtaggtgtaggtgtataagtataggtgtatgtataggtgtaggtgtataggtataagtgtgtgtgtgtaggtgtaagtgtataggtataggtgtatgtgtaggtgtaggtgtataggtataggtgtatgtgtaggtgtataggtataggtatatgtgtaggtgtaggtgtataggtataggtgtatgagtaggtgtaggtgtataggtataggagtatgtgtaagtgtaggtatataggtataggtgtatgtgtaagagTAAGtttataggtataggtgtatatgtaggtgtaggtgtataggtataggtgtatgtgtaagtgtaggtatataggtataggtgtatgtattggtgtgctactgtcttaaccctggataggtacggtgggtcgttcgcgaccccgagcgtcaaaaaaaaacaggtttttctcacgtgactcacccccatgactgaatttgtgggtgatcgacctgcaggaggtgtctcccctacacgctctagtagtgtccagatgtgcattgctgtagctgtactccttccccgatttctgagacgcgtcggggtcgttcgcgtccgagtttacccttctaaggtagtttgcataattatcaaagttattacgtattatgaaattgtcgtagaatggtgcaacttgtataggttatcagttgtggaaagtcttggtggattgtttggctaccatgtgcatgtttttttttttagttaaaaggtcgttcatcaccacgaggaccattttaccgcgagtgcccctttttcatagccatagacatagatatagacataggcgtagacagagccatagccatagacatagccttagccatatcaaggtatatatagccaaacacatagccatagccatagacatagccatagccatagccatcaccatagacaaagttatagatatagccatagacatagacatagacatagacatagcaataggcaTAGACAGGCATAGACATAgacagccatagacatagccatagccatagccatagaaatagacatagccatagccatagacatagccatagacatagacatagtcttAGCCATAGgtatagccatagctgtagccatagccatagccatagacatagacatagccatagacatagatatagacctagccatagccatagccatggtagacatagccatagacatagacatagccatagccatagacatagacatagccatagccatagccatagacagacatagccatagccatgaccATAGACAAAACCATAGCCATAGCctaagccatagacatagacataaccatagacatagacatagacatagacatagacagagagacataaacatagacatagccatagccatagccatagacatatccatatccaaagccatagacatatctctagccatagccatagacatagatatagacatagccctagtcatagccatagccatggtagacatatacatagatatagccaaagccatatccatagccatagacatagccatagccatagacattgccattgccatagccatagtctAAGCCattgtcatagccatagccatacccatagccacacagacatagccatagacatagacatagacatagccagagccagagcCATGGCCATTAGTGGTGGGCAGAAATCGACTCCAGAATCGATCTTGGCGAGTCTACCTTAGCGATCCCGGAGTCGACTCACATCCATAGAAAATCGACTCCACTCTGCTCTCTATCCGCCAGCCGTTCGGCGCACGTGATCATGACTCATTCATCAAGATCACCAACCTGGGGTCAGCTCGGTGACCGCTCAGGGTCAGGGATCGATCATCAGTCAATGACAGTCAGTGGTTATTGGAAGATTTCGTCGTCGGTGTCGGAATCGCCTGAATCGCCTCATTTTAATGTAAGTGTACAAGGGCTTCAAAATTATGTTTTTTCCTATGGAATTATCGTACATGCTAATATTTGCATTgactacagtacatatatatatatatatatatatatatatatatatatatatatatatatatatatatatatatatatatatatatatatatatatatatatatatatatatatatatatatatatatatatatatatatatatatgtataaatatatatatacagtatatatatatatatatatatatatatatatatatatatatatatatatatatatatatatatatatatatatatagagagagagagagagagagagagagagagagagagagagagagagagagagagagagagagagagagagagagagagagagaatactataagatacattttattatttcacataAACTGAGACAAAATAAAATGACGTAATTCTTTTGGATAAACCTAGCCTTACTACACATTAAAATGGACAAAATTTAAATAAGCATTTCCTTCAGCTATACTCGTGCTCTacatcaaaacagacaaaataaaaatgttactttCCTTCAGATGTATCCATACAtaatatatcaatggaaaataaatgttttcttaatggatttttacaacataaattgtattttttgtacAGAATTTAATAGCATAGTATTAATACTTTTCATCATCTAGTACTTTTATAAACAAATGTTTGCTATTTCTAATGTCACTTAAATTTTAAGTTCATATTCTCTACAATCTCCCTCGTCTTTTATACATTCAGTTGTTATAATAGCTCAATTTATTATTGAAGTATTGGGCCAGTTTTATGTTTTTCGAACAAATCTACTTTAGTGAATGAGCCAGGTCTCGTTCATCAAATAAGCTAATGGTAATCGGTAAAGAAAGATTGCCTACGGCAATGCCCCAAGTAACCCTCCCTCCTATCTTGCGTACATACATACGTGTTATAAATAGTAGCAGTGGTATTTATGACAGTAAATAGTAGTAATTATGAGAAATAGTCACAAATACACgtgacatacatttttttttcaaataagccacgaaTTCCTTTTAATTTCGAATTCACTTTCAACTTCGAAGAAACATTTCTTTATGCTTCTAAGCAGAATTACTAAGTGAAAAtacagacagtttttttttttctcagatttcGTCCGTGGACTTTGATTCTAATCATGCAGCCAGCCGCAAAACGTGCAAGAAAGAGTCCTGTGTGGGACTTCATGGAACAGGATTCCCCCACCACCGTTAAGTGTTTGATATGTAAGCAAACGTTAGCTTACAATAGAACTACAAGTTCTATGATGAAGCATATTCAGTCGAAGCACCCTTTACAGTATGCAGaacagaaagaaaataattcacctGTTTCACCTGCAACATTGTCTCAATCGCAAGCCACATCAAGCCACTTTGCCCAGCAAACTCTGCCTGATGTATTTGCTAAAAAAGATGGCTATAAGGAAGGAGGTTTGAAAAAGCAACAACTTGATAAACTGCTCATTAAAATGATTGCAACTGACTTGCAGCCAATATCCATTGTCGAAGACAAAGGATTCAAAACTTTTGTTCATGGTCTAGATCCTCGGTATGTTATGCCTAGCCGGAGGGATCTGACTAGAAAATATTTGCCTGCAATGTATGATGAAGCTGTGAAACAAGTTCAGGGCGAGCTAAGAGAAACACCACATGTATCGCTCACAACAGATCTATGGACTTCAAGGCAAACTAGGGGCTTTATCACCGTGACTGCTCATTACATTAACTTAGAGTGGAATTTAAAATCAGCTGTATTAGAAACGGCTCGTTTGAAAGTGGATCACACAGCAGAAAATATTGCTGATGAACTAAAACGCATTTGCACTCGATGGGAAATTCTTGATAAAGTATGCTGCATTATTACTGATAATGCAGCAAATATTTTGGCAGCAGTAACAAAATACATGCAAATAAAACAACAGCCATGTTTTGCGCATACACTGAATCTCGTTGTGCAAGATTCAAtaaaaaacacaaatgaaataaagcTGTCACAAGAAAAAATTAAGCGCATAGTGTCTTTTTTCACCACAGCGTGAAGGCAACAGACAAACTAAGTGAAATTCAAAACCAAAATGGAGTGGAAAGGAAAAAGTTAATAATGGATGTTGACACCAGGTGGAACTCGGCGTTTTATATGATGGAAAGATTTCTCGAACAGCATGAAGCCATTACCACCACTTTGTGTTTCGTAGGGAAAAGCAACATGTGCCTTAGTAGTGAGGAACTGGAAGTTGTAAAATGTGCAGTGTTGCTACTGGGA encodes the following:
- the LOC137633540 gene encoding E3 SUMO-protein ligase ZBED1-like, coding for MKHIQSKHPLQYAEQKENNSPVSPATLSQSQATSSHFAQQTLPDVFAKKDGYKEGGLKKQQLDKLLIKMIATDLQPISIVEDKGFKTFVHGLDPRYVMPSRRDLTRKYLPAMYDEAVKQVQGELRETPHVSLTTDLWTSRQTRGFITVTAHYINLEWNLKSAVLETARLKVDHTAENIADELKRICTRWEILDKVCCIITDNAANILAAVTKYMQIKQQPCFAHTLNLVVQDSIKNTNEIKLSQEKIKRIVSFFTTA